In Falco naumanni isolate bFalNau1 chromosome 5, bFalNau1.pat, whole genome shotgun sequence, the following are encoded in one genomic region:
- the LOC121089262 gene encoding ruvB-like 2 isoform X1 gives MVGQLAARRAAGVILEMIKEGKIAGRAILIAGQPGTGKTAIAMGMAQALGPDTPFTAIAGSEIFSLEMSRTEALTQAFRRSIGVRIKEETEIIEGEVVEIQIDRPATGTGTKVGKLTLKTTEMETIYDLGTKMIESLTKEKVQAGDVITIDKATGKISKLGRSFTRARDYDAMGSQTKFVQCPDGELQKRKEVVHTVSLHEIDVINSRTQGFLALFSGDTGEIKTEVREQINAKVAEWREEGKAEVIPGVLFIDEVHMLDIECFSFLNRALESDMAPVLIMATNRGITRIRGTNYQSPHGLPIDLLDRLLIISTAPYSDKETKQILKIRCEEEDVEMTEDAYSVLTRIGLETSLRYAIQLITAASLVARKRKGAEVQVEDIKRVYSLFLDESRSTQYMREYQEAFLFNEG, from the exons ATGGTGGGACAATTGGCAGCTCGTCGCGCCGCCGGCGTCATTTTGGAGATgattaaagaaggaaaaattgcGGGCAGAGCCATTCTCATTGCTGGCCAACCCGGCACCGGCAAAACCGCCATCGCCATGG GGATGGCGCAGGCGTTGGGTCCCGACACCCCTTTCACCGCCATTGCTGGCAGCGAgattttttccttggaaatgaGCCGCACTGAAGCACTGACCCAGGCGTTCCGCCGTTCCATTGGCGTCCGCATCAA GGAAGAGACGGAGATCATCGAAGGTGAAGTGGTGGAGATCCAAATCGATCGGCCGGCAACCGGCACG GGTACCAAGGTGGGGAAGCTGACACTAAAGACGACGGAGATGGAAACAATTTATGATCTGGGGACTAAAATGATCGAGTCGCTGACCAAAGAGAAGGTGCAAGCAGG cgACGTCATCACCATCGACAAGGCGACGGGGAAGATCTCCAAGCTGGGTCGCTCCTTCACCCGGGCGCGGGACTACGACGCCATGGGCTcccag ACGAAGTTTGTGCAGTGCCCCGACGGGGAGCTGCAGAAGCGGAAGGAGGTGGTGCACACTGTGTCGCTGCATGAGATCGACGTCATCAACAGCCGGACCCAGGGCTTCCTTGCGCTCTTCTCGG gtgaCACAGGGGAGATCAAGACGGAGGTGCGGGAGCAGATCAACGCCAAGGTGGCCGAGTGGCGTGAGGAAGGCAAAGCTGAAGTCATCCCCGGG GTTTTGTTCATTGATGAGGTTCACATGTTGGATATCgagtgtttttctttcctcaaccGGGCGCTGGAGAGTGACATGGCGCCCGTCCTCATCATGGCCACCAACCGTGGTATCACCCG GATTCGGGGAACCAACTACCAGAGTCCCCACGGGCTCCCCATTGATCTCCTCGACCGGCTGCTCATCATCTCCACCGCACCCTACAGCGACAAGGAGACCAAGCAGATCCTCAAGATAAG GTGCGAGGAGGAGGATGTGGAGATGACGGAAGACGCTTACTCGGTGCTGACACGCATCGGGTTGGAGACATCGCTGCGTTATGCCATCCAGCTCATCACCGCCGCCAGCCTGGTGGCCCGCAAGCGCaag GGGGCCGAGGTGCAGGTGGAGGACATCAAGCGCGTTTACTCGCTGTTCCTGGATGAGTCCCGCTCCACCCAGTACATGCGGGAGTACCAGGAGGCCTTCCTCTTCAACGA AGGGTGA
- the LOC121089394 gene encoding LOW QUALITY PROTEIN: bifunctional polynucleotide phosphatase/kinase-like (The sequence of the model RefSeq protein was modified relative to this genomic sequence to represent the inferred CDS: deleted 1 base in 1 codon), which translates to MRAELRGAGGPVSLPDGRVVLLGRGPLTGLTDRKCSRGQGAAPRDPQTPWAQARDTKSPGKPTDGPQPPLRWRLWPTTPRAQRLSSSCTSRGPPEHPNALPAPPPTPPPPRRGPLKSLTPTRGAWDQHGSLLIFTAPGIMPSAQIAGFDLDGTLITTKSGKVFPTSPEDWRILYPEIPKKLKQLHNDGYKLIIFTNQLGISRGRLRPHDFKAKVEAVTERLGVPFQVLVATGPGIYRKPVLGMWDHLCEEANEDVTVSVPDSFYVGDAAGRPPNWAPGRKKKDFSCSDRLFALNAELRFHTPEEFFLGWAPAPFNLPTFDPRHYDPEAPLYDPPDVPLVSTSPEVVVAVGFPGAGKSTFLKTHFIPAGYAYVNRDTLGSWQRCVAACEAALAQGHPVAVDNTNPDPESRQRYVDCARAAAVPCRCLHFTASLEQARHNCRFRDMTESGHVPVTDVVLHGYKSRFIAPSPAEGFTQVLRVPFVPRFGDPSDPRRRRLFHQFSDG; encoded by the exons ATGCGGGCGGAGCTGCGAGGCGCGGGCGGGCCGGTGTCGCTGCCCGATGGCCGGGTCGTGCTGCTAGGCCGGGGGCCACTCACCGGCCTCACCGACCGCAAGTGCTCCCGCGGGCAGGGTGCGGCTCCCCGGGACCCACAGACCCCCTGGGCTCAGGCTCGGGACACCAAGTCTCCCGGGAAGCCCACAGacggcccccagccccccctccgG TGGAGATTGTGGCCAACTACACCGAGGGCACAGCGCTTGTCATCcag CTGCACTTCGAGGGGTCCCCCCGAGCACCCAAacgccctgccagccccccccccaaccccccccccaccacgAAGGGGCCCCCTCAAATCCCTGACACCCACCCGTGGTGCCTGGGACCAGCATGGCTCCCTCCTCATCTTCACTGCCCCTGGCATCATGCCCAGCGCTCAG aTTGCTGGGTTTGACCTGGATGGGACGCTCATCACCACCAAGTCGGGGAAGGTGTTTCCCACTAGCCCTGAGGACTGGAG GATTTTGTACCCAGAGATTCCCAAGAAGCTGAAGCAGCTGCACAACGATGGGTATAAA ctcatCATCTTCACCAACCAGCTGGGCATCTCCCGCGGCCGCCTGCGGCCCCACGACTTCAAGGCCAAGGTGGAGGCAGTGACGGAGCGGCTGGGGGTGCCCTTCCAG GTGCTGGTGGCGACGGGGCCGGGGATCTATCGGAAACCCGTGCTCGGGATGTGGGATCATCTCTGCGAGGAG GCAAATGAGGACGTGACGGTATCGGTGCCTGACAGCTTCTACGTGGGGG ATGCTGCTGGGCGC CCCCCGAACTGGGCCCCTGGGCGCAAGAAGAAGGATTTCTCCTGCAGCGACCGGCTG TTTGCCCTCAACGCAGAGCTGCGCTTCCACACGCCGGAGGAATTCTTCCTGGGCTGGGCACCTGCGCCCTTCAACCTGCCGACCTTTGACCCC CGCCACTATGACCCTGAGGCTCCGCTCTACGACCCCCCAGATGTCCCCCTGGTCTCCACCAGCCCTGAGGTGGTGGTGGCCGTCGGGTTCCCCGGAG CCGGCAAGTCAACCTTCCTGAAGACCCACTTCATCCCGGCAGGCTATGCCTACGTCAACCGG GACACACTGGGCTCCTGGCAGCGATGCGTGGCCGCCTGCGAGGCTGCCCTGGCCCAGGGCCACCCTGTGGCCGTCGACAACACCAACCCTGACCCCGAATCGCGACAGCG gtacGTGGACTgtgcccgcgccgccgccgtcCCCTGTCGCTGCCTCCACTTCACCGCCAGCCTGGAGCAGGCGCGACACAACTGCCGG TTTCGGGATATGACGGAGAGCGGCCACGTCCCTGTCACCGATGTCGTCCTGCACGGCTACAA gaGCCGCTTTAttgccccctcccccgccgaGGGCTTCACCCAGGTCCTGCGTGTCCCCTTCGTCCCCCGGTTCGGGGACCCCAGCGacccccggcgccgccgcctcTTCCACCAGTTCAGCGACGGATGa
- the LOC121089262 gene encoding ruvB-like 2 isoform X2, translating to MVGQLAARRAAGVILEMIKEGKIAGRAILIAGQPGTGKTAIAMGMAQALGPDTPFTAIAGSEIFSLEMSRTEALTQAFRRSIGVRIKEETEIIEGEVVEIQIDRPATGTGTKVGKLTLKTTEMETIYDLGTKMIESLTKEKVQAGDVITIDKATGKISKLGRSFTRARDYDAMGSQTKFVQCPDGELQKRKEVVHTVSLHEIDVINSRTQGFLALFSGDTGEIKTEVREQINAKVAEWREEGKAEVIPGVLFIDEVHMLDIECFSFLNRALESDMAPVLIMATNRGITRIRGTNYQSPHGLPIDLLDRLLIISTAPYSDKETKQILKIRCEEEDVEMTEDAYSVLTRIGLETSLRYAIQLITAASLVARKRKGAEVQVEDIKRVYSLFLDESRSTQYMREYQEAFLFNELKGETMETP from the exons ATGGTGGGACAATTGGCAGCTCGTCGCGCCGCCGGCGTCATTTTGGAGATgattaaagaaggaaaaattgcGGGCAGAGCCATTCTCATTGCTGGCCAACCCGGCACCGGCAAAACCGCCATCGCCATGG GGATGGCGCAGGCGTTGGGTCCCGACACCCCTTTCACCGCCATTGCTGGCAGCGAgattttttccttggaaatgaGCCGCACTGAAGCACTGACCCAGGCGTTCCGCCGTTCCATTGGCGTCCGCATCAA GGAAGAGACGGAGATCATCGAAGGTGAAGTGGTGGAGATCCAAATCGATCGGCCGGCAACCGGCACG GGTACCAAGGTGGGGAAGCTGACACTAAAGACGACGGAGATGGAAACAATTTATGATCTGGGGACTAAAATGATCGAGTCGCTGACCAAAGAGAAGGTGCAAGCAGG cgACGTCATCACCATCGACAAGGCGACGGGGAAGATCTCCAAGCTGGGTCGCTCCTTCACCCGGGCGCGGGACTACGACGCCATGGGCTcccag ACGAAGTTTGTGCAGTGCCCCGACGGGGAGCTGCAGAAGCGGAAGGAGGTGGTGCACACTGTGTCGCTGCATGAGATCGACGTCATCAACAGCCGGACCCAGGGCTTCCTTGCGCTCTTCTCGG gtgaCACAGGGGAGATCAAGACGGAGGTGCGGGAGCAGATCAACGCCAAGGTGGCCGAGTGGCGTGAGGAAGGCAAAGCTGAAGTCATCCCCGGG GTTTTGTTCATTGATGAGGTTCACATGTTGGATATCgagtgtttttctttcctcaaccGGGCGCTGGAGAGTGACATGGCGCCCGTCCTCATCATGGCCACCAACCGTGGTATCACCCG GATTCGGGGAACCAACTACCAGAGTCCCCACGGGCTCCCCATTGATCTCCTCGACCGGCTGCTCATCATCTCCACCGCACCCTACAGCGACAAGGAGACCAAGCAGATCCTCAAGATAAG GTGCGAGGAGGAGGATGTGGAGATGACGGAAGACGCTTACTCGGTGCTGACACGCATCGGGTTGGAGACATCGCTGCGTTATGCCATCCAGCTCATCACCGCCGCCAGCCTGGTGGCCCGCAAGCGCaag GGGGCCGAGGTGCAGGTGGAGGACATCAAGCGCGTTTACTCGCTGTTCCTGGATGAGTCCCGCTCCACCCAGTACATGCGGGAGTACCAGGAGGCCTTCCTCTTCAACGAGCTGA AGGGTGAAACCATGGAAACGCCGTGA